The following are encoded in a window of Acipenser ruthenus chromosome 26, fAciRut3.2 maternal haplotype, whole genome shotgun sequence genomic DNA:
- the LOC117430539 gene encoding tumor necrosis factor receptor superfamily member 27-like isoform X1, translating to MDCLENEFYSNRGNCTPCKQCPPGLELSQECGFGSGGDAHCVSCSPCCYKDEWGHRGCKRCQSCKLIYRLQISNCTAERNAVCGECLPGFYSKARIGGQQDVQCIPCTGQTPPSELQCSTRVQIMKVSGSAAPPPDTAVAAVVCSALVTVAIAVMILSFLYCRCTSVGSCVQAFLRSCNADWSERGEAVATDEPRETVMQNAAGELSPGVKDTLEPTGQPVDDSPASLRSCMEACAFPGNPAKTVEPKPQCVSSLSETQPLIRDSTCSTCSSESSSSSRNSAEHSPEQPQEAASLNGYCALEQDGRRRHAPVECTELDFQGCAARSEETRAGDTAGQAQPEAPSGGSLPEKEIRGPPANISQTTTSCMRGEEEILRYGCASACHVPQNCTNMAFDVQNMVRKSCTVTQGLHLGRLPPVLIESLSLKLDPSFPGVKNYRQLGLELGVPAEVMDSVIGFEHVFSYLSSSTLTTVPDLVHAFHRLQRFDALFLLCEYSTQIQHNVCAH from the exons ATGGACTGTTTAGAAAATGAGTTCTACAGTAACAGGGGCAACTGCACTCCATGCAAGCAGTGCCCACCTGGCCTGGAGCTCTCACAG GAGTGTGGTTTTGGGAGTGGAGGCGATGCGCACTGTGTGAGCTGCAGCCCCTGCTGCTATAAGGATGAGTGGGGACACCGGGGCTGTAAGCGCTGCCAGTCCTGCAAGCTCATTTACAGACTGCAGATATCCAACTGCACAGCCGAGAGGAACGCTGTGTGTGGAGAATGCCTGCCAGG GTTTTACAGTAAAGCGAGGATTGGTGGACAGCAGGATGTGCAATGCATCCCCTGTACTGGTCAGACTCCACCCAGCGAACTTCAAT GCAGTACAAGAGTTCAGATCATGAAGGTTTCAGGTTCAGCAGCACCCCCTCCTGACACGGCCGTAGCTGCTGTTGTTTGCAGTGCACTTGTTACCGTGGCGATTGCTGTGATGATTCTGTCATTTCTGTACTGTAGATGCACCTCCGTTGGGAGCTGCGTTCAAG CGTTTCTGAGGTCCTGCAATGCTGATTGGAGTGAGCGTGGTGAAGCTGTTGCTACTGATGAACCCAGAGAGACTGTGATGCAGAATGCAGCTGGGGAGCTCAGCCCTGGGGTCAAGGACACACTGGAGCCCACAG GCCAGCCTGTGGACGACTCCCCTGCCAGTTTGAGGTCCTGCATGGAGGCGTGTGCATTCCCAGGGAACCCTGCCAAGACCGTGGAGCCCAAGCCCCAATGTGTGAGCAGCTTATCAGAAACCCAGCCACTGATCAGAGACTCCACCTGCAGCACCTGCTCGTCGGAGAGCTCCTCCAGCTCCAGGAACAGTGCGGAGCACTCCCCAGAGCAGCCCCAAGAGGCAGCTTCACTCAATGGGTACTGTGCATTGGAGCAGGATGGGAGAAGACGGCATGCTCCTGTGGAGTGCACCGAGTTAGACTTCCAGGGCTGTGCTGCTCGTTCTGAAGAAACGAGGGCTGGAGACACAGCAGGGCAAGCCCAGCCAGAGGCCCCTTCCGGTGGCAGCCTACCGGAGAAGGAAATCAGGGGACCCCCTGCCAACATTTCCCAAACCACTACCAGCTGCATGAGAGGCGAGGAGGAAATCCTCCGCTACGGCTGTGCAAGCGCTTGCCACGTCCCGCAGAACTGCACCAACATG GCTTTTGATGTTCAGAACATGGTGAGAAAGAGTTGTACAGTCACACAAG GACTTCACTTGGGGCGTCTCCCTCCGGTGCTGATCGAGTCTCTGTCTCTGAAGCTGGACCCATCGTTCCCGGGCGTAAAGAACTACAGGCAGCTGGGTCTGGAGCTGGGGGTGCCAGCGGAGGTGATGGACAGCGTCATCGGGTTTGAGCATGTGTTTAGCTACCTGTCCTCCAGCACCCTGACCACAGTGCCCGACCTGGTGCACGCCTTCCATCGCCTGCAGAGGTTCGACGCCTTGTTCCTGCTCTGCGAGTACTCCACTCAGATCCAACACAATGTGTGTGCGCATTAA
- the LOC117430539 gene encoding uncharacterized protein LOC117430539 isoform X2, which produces MSSTVTGATALHASSAHLAWSSHRFYSKARIGGQQDVQCIPCTGQTPPSELQCSTRVQIMKVSGSAAPPPDTAVAAVVCSALVTVAIAVMILSFLYCRCTSVGSCVQAFLRSCNADWSERGEAVATDEPRETVMQNAAGELSPGVKDTLEPTGQPVDDSPASLRSCMEACAFPGNPAKTVEPKPQCVSSLSETQPLIRDSTCSTCSSESSSSSRNSAEHSPEQPQEAASLNGYCALEQDGRRRHAPVECTELDFQGCAARSEETRAGDTAGQAQPEAPSGGSLPEKEIRGPPANISQTTTSCMRGEEEILRYGCASACHVPQNCTNMAFDVQNMVRKSCTVTQGLHLGRLPPVLIESLSLKLDPSFPGVKNYRQLGLELGVPAEVMDSVIGFEHVFSYLSSSTLTTVPDLVHAFHRLQRFDALFLLCEYSTQIQHNVCAH; this is translated from the exons ATGAGTTCTACAGTAACAGGGGCAACTGCACTCCATGCAAGCAGTGCCCACCTGGCCTGGAGCTCTCACAG GTTTTACAGTAAAGCGAGGATTGGTGGACAGCAGGATGTGCAATGCATCCCCTGTACTGGTCAGACTCCACCCAGCGAACTTCAAT GCAGTACAAGAGTTCAGATCATGAAGGTTTCAGGTTCAGCAGCACCCCCTCCTGACACGGCCGTAGCTGCTGTTGTTTGCAGTGCACTTGTTACCGTGGCGATTGCTGTGATGATTCTGTCATTTCTGTACTGTAGATGCACCTCCGTTGGGAGCTGCGTTCAAG CGTTTCTGAGGTCCTGCAATGCTGATTGGAGTGAGCGTGGTGAAGCTGTTGCTACTGATGAACCCAGAGAGACTGTGATGCAGAATGCAGCTGGGGAGCTCAGCCCTGGGGTCAAGGACACACTGGAGCCCACAG GCCAGCCTGTGGACGACTCCCCTGCCAGTTTGAGGTCCTGCATGGAGGCGTGTGCATTCCCAGGGAACCCTGCCAAGACCGTGGAGCCCAAGCCCCAATGTGTGAGCAGCTTATCAGAAACCCAGCCACTGATCAGAGACTCCACCTGCAGCACCTGCTCGTCGGAGAGCTCCTCCAGCTCCAGGAACAGTGCGGAGCACTCCCCAGAGCAGCCCCAAGAGGCAGCTTCACTCAATGGGTACTGTGCATTGGAGCAGGATGGGAGAAGACGGCATGCTCCTGTGGAGTGCACCGAGTTAGACTTCCAGGGCTGTGCTGCTCGTTCTGAAGAAACGAGGGCTGGAGACACAGCAGGGCAAGCCCAGCCAGAGGCCCCTTCCGGTGGCAGCCTACCGGAGAAGGAAATCAGGGGACCCCCTGCCAACATTTCCCAAACCACTACCAGCTGCATGAGAGGCGAGGAGGAAATCCTCCGCTACGGCTGTGCAAGCGCTTGCCACGTCCCGCAGAACTGCACCAACATG GCTTTTGATGTTCAGAACATGGTGAGAAAGAGTTGTACAGTCACACAAG GACTTCACTTGGGGCGTCTCCCTCCGGTGCTGATCGAGTCTCTGTCTCTGAAGCTGGACCCATCGTTCCCGGGCGTAAAGAACTACAGGCAGCTGGGTCTGGAGCTGGGGGTGCCAGCGGAGGTGATGGACAGCGTCATCGGGTTTGAGCATGTGTTTAGCTACCTGTCCTCCAGCACCCTGACCACAGTGCCCGACCTGGTGCACGCCTTCCATCGCCTGCAGAGGTTCGACGCCTTGTTCCTGCTCTGCGAGTACTCCACTCAGATCCAACACAATGTGTGTGCGCATTAA